Proteins from a genomic interval of Moorena sp. SIOASIH:
- the apcB gene encoding allophycocyanin subunit beta, which translates to MQDAITAVINSADVQGKYLDDSAMEKLKGYFQTGELRVRAATAISANAATIVKEAVAKTLLYSDSTRPGGNMYTTRRYAACIRDMDYFLRYATYAMLAGDPSILDERVLNGLKETYNSLGVPIGNTTNSIQGMKEVTASLVGPDAGKEMGVYFDYICSGLS; encoded by the coding sequence ATGCAAGACGCAATTACTGCTGTTATCAACTCTGCGGACGTCCAAGGCAAATATCTAGACGACTCCGCTATGGAAAAGCTCAAGGGCTATTTCCAAACTGGTGAGCTGCGGGTACGTGCAGCAACTGCTATTAGTGCTAATGCTGCTACCATCGTTAAGGAAGCGGTTGCTAAGACCCTGTTGTATTCCGACAGCACTCGTCCTGGTGGCAATATGTACACCACTCGCCGCTACGCAGCTTGTATCCGTGACATGGATTACTTCTTGCGTTATGCTACCTATGCGATGTTGGCCGGTGACCCATCTATCCTTGATGAGCGCGTACTCAATGGCTTGAAGGAAACCTACAACTCCCTTGGTGTTCCCATTGGTAATACCACCAATTCTATCCAAGGCATGAAGGAAGTTACCGCTAGCTTAGTTGGTCCTGATGCCGGTAAGGAAATGGGTGTATACTTTGACTACATCTGCTCTGGCTTAAGCTAA
- a CDS encoding phycobilisome rod-core linker polypeptide → MSVKASGGSSVAPVQLYQTVPSATIIQAEQQDRFLGNGEINELLDYFRSGEQRLAIADLITKNSDLIVSKAANRIFVGGSPMAFLEKPKEAPVPVGAGATAVPDTKTLGTSTFVESGGGLFSGFRALFSSPTGPTPASFRPIDINRYGPRNMQKSLRDLSWMLRYITYAIVAGDPNILVVNVRGLREVIENACSADATIVAIQGMRAASLDYFKGDQSAQEIVAQYFDITLNEFKAATPSDKLRQRPSIDQQGLQLPQSYFNAAERRPKFVMKPGLSSSEKTEVVKAAYRQIFERDITRAYGLSISYLESLVKNGNISMKEFVRRLGKSELYRKQFFEPFINSRALELAFRHFLGRGPSSREEVQSYFSIVSDGGLPALVDALVDSQEYSDYFGEETVPYLRGYGQEAQECRNWGMQQDLLRYSAPFRKDAQFLNTFAKYEQPLPDQHVYGSGNDSLEIQFGAIFPKETRNPTTTPALFGKDTKRLLIHQGPAINNQNSNPGARGVFPGSLGSKVIRLDQIPSTQDTSIKFAESSTQRVIRACYLRVFGFMPYEGERLTSAEARLENGEITVREFILMLAKSDGFRKRYWTPLYVVKAIEYIHRRLLGRPSYGRSEMNSYYDVAYKQGFYGVVEAIVNSKEYSEAFGEDTVPYERYVTAAGLKMRTGVSGSVTSAMAIMAEEKVPRFVELGMGKDMLTEPEVEFRINQGVSVQRQQTKIFKLIDLNDKPALKVLIGAAYRQIFERDLEPYVIRAAFTSLESRLSNGEINLKEFIEALGCSDLYIKEFYTPYPNTKVIELGTKHFLGRAPLTQKEIQTYNAILASEGIRSFIGAMVNGMEYAQAFGEDTVPYRRFPTLPAANFPNTEKLYNQQTKQNSDVVVPSFDPVEPRMDSSKLPLTGKAIADMAAQKWEMATNPSELAKVGRSSNRNQPTLNPKSAKPTRIFRITPNISQVESAVVIDAIYDQVMDLFGEPVPPEYRQQHLDSQLRNGEISVRQFVKALAISNTYSQRFYQPYPPAKVVELLFRHLLGRTPNTHGEVQTYQQLLAGQGLEAVVTAMVDSSEYARFFGEDVVPYQRVSQGV, encoded by the coding sequence ATGAGTGTCAAGGCAAGTGGTGGAAGCTCAGTTGCCCCTGTGCAACTCTATCAAACTGTCCCATCGGCAACCATTATCCAAGCAGAACAGCAAGACCGCTTCTTAGGAAATGGAGAGATCAACGAGCTACTGGATTACTTCCGTTCTGGAGAACAGCGTTTAGCAATTGCTGATCTGATTACCAAAAACTCAGACCTAATCGTATCCAAGGCGGCTAACCGGATTTTCGTGGGTGGTTCCCCCATGGCTTTCCTGGAAAAGCCTAAGGAAGCCCCTGTCCCAGTTGGGGCTGGTGCTACAGCGGTTCCCGACACCAAAACCTTGGGGACTAGTACCTTTGTCGAGAGTGGAGGTGGATTATTTTCGGGCTTCCGGGCTCTGTTTAGTTCTCCGACTGGACCAACCCCAGCGAGTTTCCGTCCCATCGACATCAACCGCTATGGTCCGAGGAATATGCAAAAGTCCTTGCGGGACCTATCTTGGATGTTGCGCTATATCACTTACGCTATTGTTGCTGGTGATCCCAACATCCTAGTGGTTAATGTTCGAGGTTTGCGGGAAGTCATTGAAAATGCTTGTTCAGCTGATGCCACAATCGTGGCAATCCAGGGAATGCGGGCGGCTTCACTAGATTATTTCAAAGGTGATCAGTCTGCACAGGAGATTGTTGCCCAGTACTTTGACATTACCCTGAACGAATTTAAAGCTGCTACACCCTCCGATAAACTGCGGCAACGGCCTTCGATAGACCAACAAGGGCTGCAATTGCCCCAAAGTTACTTTAATGCAGCCGAGCGGCGTCCTAAGTTTGTGATGAAGCCCGGTCTGTCATCCTCAGAAAAAACTGAGGTAGTTAAAGCGGCCTACCGGCAAATCTTTGAGCGTGACATTACCCGCGCCTACGGTTTGTCAATTTCTTATCTAGAATCTCTGGTTAAAAACGGGAACATTTCCATGAAGGAGTTTGTTCGCCGTTTGGGCAAATCTGAACTATACCGGAAGCAATTCTTTGAACCTTTTATCAATAGTCGGGCCTTAGAACTAGCTTTCCGCCATTTCCTAGGTAGGGGTCCATCTTCAAGGGAAGAAGTTCAAAGCTACTTCTCCATTGTTTCCGATGGTGGTCTACCCGCTCTAGTAGATGCCCTGGTGGATTCTCAGGAATACTCCGATTACTTTGGGGAAGAAACGGTTCCCTATCTGAGGGGTTATGGTCAAGAGGCTCAAGAATGCCGTAACTGGGGCATGCAGCAAGATTTGTTGCGCTATAGTGCTCCCTTCCGTAAGGATGCCCAGTTTCTCAATACCTTTGCCAAGTACGAGCAACCCCTGCCTGACCAACATGTTTATGGTTCTGGTAATGACTCGTTGGAAATTCAGTTTGGGGCAATTTTCCCGAAAGAAACCCGGAATCCTACTACCACCCCCGCTCTGTTTGGCAAAGATACTAAACGCCTGCTGATCCACCAAGGCCCAGCTATCAATAACCAAAATAGTAATCCAGGGGCAAGGGGTGTATTCCCAGGTTCCCTTGGCTCTAAGGTGATCCGCCTTGACCAGATCCCTAGTACACAAGACACTAGTATCAAATTTGCCGAAAGCTCTACTCAAAGGGTAATTCGTGCCTGTTACCTGCGAGTGTTTGGCTTTATGCCCTATGAAGGGGAACGGCTGACTTCAGCAGAAGCTCGGCTGGAAAACGGTGAAATTACCGTCCGCGAGTTTATCCTAATGCTGGCGAAGTCTGATGGTTTCCGCAAACGCTACTGGACACCATTGTATGTGGTCAAGGCAATTGAATATATCCACCGACGTTTGCTCGGTCGTCCTAGCTATGGGCGCTCCGAGATGAACAGTTACTATGATGTTGCCTATAAACAAGGTTTCTACGGTGTAGTAGAGGCAATTGTCAACAGCAAAGAGTACTCTGAGGCATTTGGGGAAGATACGGTTCCCTATGAGCGCTATGTGACGGCGGCTGGTTTAAAAATGCGCACCGGAGTGTCTGGTAGCGTGACATCAGCAATGGCAATCATGGCTGAGGAGAAAGTACCTCGCTTTGTTGAGCTGGGTATGGGCAAAGACATGCTCACCGAACCGGAAGTTGAATTCCGGATTAATCAGGGGGTCAGTGTACAGCGTCAACAAACCAAGATCTTTAAGCTGATTGACCTTAATGATAAGCCAGCCTTGAAAGTCTTGATTGGAGCAGCTTATCGGCAGATATTTGAGCGGGATCTTGAACCCTATGTGATCAGAGCAGCATTCACCTCCCTGGAAAGCCGACTGAGCAATGGGGAAATTAATCTCAAGGAGTTTATTGAAGCCTTAGGTTGTTCTGATCTCTACATCAAAGAGTTCTACACCCCCTACCCCAACACCAAGGTGATTGAGCTGGGTACGAAGCACTTCCTAGGACGTGCCCCCTTAACTCAAAAGGAAATCCAGACCTACAACGCAATTCTAGCCTCTGAAGGGATTCGGAGCTTTATTGGCGCAATGGTCAATGGCATGGAATATGCTCAGGCATTTGGAGAAGATACCGTCCCGTACCGCCGCTTCCCCACCTTACCAGCTGCTAATTTCCCGAACACCGAGAAGCTGTATAATCAGCAGACCAAGCAGAATAGTGATGTGGTGGTACCAAGCTTTGATCCAGTCGAGCCTCGGATGGATTCGTCTAAGCTACCTCTGACCGGAAAAGCGATCGCAGATATGGCTGCCCAAAAGTGGGAGATGGCTACCAACCCCTCCGAGCTGGCCAAGGTAGGTCGTTCCTCTAATCGGAACCAACCAACCTTGAATCCCAAATCTGCTAAGCCAACACGGATTTTCCGCATCACCCCAAACATTTCTCAGGTCGAAAGCGCAGTGGTGATTGATGCCATTTATGACCAGGTCATGGATTTATTCGGTGAACCAGTACCACCAGAATACCGGCAACAGCATCTAGACAGTCAACTGCGCAATGGTGAAATTTCGGTGCGGCAGTTTGTTAAAGCCTTGGCAATTAGTAACACCTATAGTCAGCGCTTTTACCAGCCTTATCCCCCTGCCAAAGTGGTCGAGTTATTGTTCCGGCACTTACTAGGACGTACCCCTAACACTCACGGTGAGGTTCAAACCTACCAGCAGCTGTTGGCGGGACAGGGTCTAGAAGCTGTAGTAACCGCTATGGTTGATAGTTCAGAATACGCCCGCTTCTTTGGTGAAGACGTAGTCCCCTATCAGCGGGTTAGTCAGGGAGTCTGA
- a CDS encoding class I SAM-dependent methyltransferase, with translation MGKYNQDQINGFDEDFLTSFVELLDLENAENVLDAMGGDGNLTCRMINYCLDRNIKVPLITLLEYSSVQTELARTAIDSDQVAIIHGDVLSMTDLQSGEKLPENSFDRVVIKSGSHEIPLDKQHQLYSSVFQILKPGGLFINLGFLFDDVQERDEFVEITKVKDRLIGAMDAVANRYFLMGEELYRFLDLAGFKEAKGHSFFEYVIRSEIVEKEYFSEPKLNNAMLEIRAAQERATTLRNHGRILLEANRSTMRLPGEITIAVKPQ, from the coding sequence GTGGGTAAGTACAACCAGGATCAGATTAACGGTTTTGATGAAGACTTTTTGACATCGTTTGTCGAGCTTCTAGACCTGGAAAATGCTGAGAATGTACTTGACGCAATGGGCGGAGATGGAAACCTCACCTGTCGCATGATCAACTACTGTTTAGATCGTAACATTAAAGTTCCGTTAATCACCTTACTGGAATATTCCTCAGTGCAGACCGAGCTTGCACGCACTGCTATTGATTCGGATCAAGTTGCGATTATCCACGGAGATGTGCTGTCTATGACAGACTTACAGTCTGGTGAAAAGCTACCTGAAAATTCCTTCGATCGGGTTGTGATCAAAAGCGGCTCCCACGAAATTCCCCTCGACAAACAACATCAGCTCTACAGCAGTGTCTTTCAAATACTCAAACCCGGTGGATTATTTATCAATCTCGGCTTTCTTTTTGATGATGTCCAGGAACGAGATGAATTTGTAGAGATTACGAAAGTGAAGGATCGCCTGATTGGTGCAATGGATGCCGTTGCCAATCGCTATTTTCTGATGGGCGAGGAATTGTATAGATTTCTCGATCTAGCTGGTTTCAAAGAGGCTAAAGGACACAGTTTCTTTGAGTATGTTATCCGCTCAGAGATTGTTGAGAAAGAATATTTCTCAGAGCCAAAATTGAACAACGCGATGCTTGAAATCCGGGCTGCCCAAGAGCGAGCCACGACACTGCGGAACCATGGACGTATATTATTAGAGGCAAATCGCAGTACCATGCGTCTTCCTGGAGAAATAACCATTGCGGTCAAACCCCAGTAG
- a CDS encoding phycobilisome linker polypeptide, with product MRTFEITACVPSQSRIRTQRELQNTFFTKQVSYDNWFREQQRIQKMGGKIIKVKLATGKQGTNTGL from the coding sequence ATGCGGACGTTTGAAATAACTGCTTGTGTGCCAAGCCAAAGCAGAATTAGGACACAACGGGAGTTACAGAATACTTTTTTTACCAAGCAAGTTTCCTACGACAACTGGTTCCGTGAGCAGCAGCGCATCCAGAAAATGGGTGGCAAAATTATTAAGGTTAAGCTGGCAACTGGTAAGCAAGGTACAAACACCGGTTTGTAA
- a CDS encoding class I SAM-dependent methyltransferase — MKTSQETAAAVERLYDTYPFPPEPLLDEPPPGYNWRWNWRTAYSFCTGQTPQREEIRILDAGCGTGVGTEYLVHLNPQASVVGIDISAGALKVAQERCRRSGADRVEFHHLSLYDVDQIEGQFDLINCVGVLHHLPDPIRGIQSIAKKLAPGGLFHIFVYAELGRWEIQLMQQAIALLQGQNQGDYQDGVKVGRQLFEALPENNRIVKRDRERWALENHQDECFADMYVHPQEIDYNIETLFELIDAAGLEFLGFSNPRYWQKERLFGKNPELMARSEGLSERELYRLIELLDPELTHYEFFLTRPPLERVDWSEDKDLLAAIPERHPCMTGWPSKSLFDYDYQLVKLSEEEFKFLEACDQNGNSADNSSQAQTVAEIIKHVNFDLDGVRSLLQRQLIMLNIDR, encoded by the coding sequence ATGAAAACCTCTCAAGAAACCGCTGCTGCCGTTGAGCGCCTCTACGATACCTACCCTTTTCCCCCAGAACCCTTACTCGATGAGCCACCTCCTGGATACAACTGGCGCTGGAATTGGCGAACTGCCTATAGTTTTTGTACTGGGCAAACACCCCAAAGAGAGGAAATTCGGATTCTAGATGCTGGTTGTGGGACAGGGGTAGGCACAGAGTATCTAGTTCACCTCAATCCCCAAGCCTCAGTAGTGGGGATTGATATTAGTGCTGGAGCCTTGAAGGTAGCCCAGGAACGCTGTCGCCGCTCAGGTGCTGATCGGGTCGAGTTTCATCACTTGAGCTTGTACGATGTTGACCAAATTGAGGGTCAGTTCGATCTAATTAACTGTGTGGGAGTGTTACATCACTTGCCAGACCCCATCCGTGGAATTCAATCTATAGCTAAGAAACTAGCACCAGGGGGCTTATTTCATATCTTTGTCTATGCTGAATTAGGACGCTGGGAAATCCAGTTGATGCAGCAAGCGATCGCACTTTTGCAGGGTCAAAACCAGGGAGACTACCAGGATGGGGTCAAGGTCGGTCGTCAATTATTTGAAGCACTACCAGAAAACAACAGAATTGTCAAGCGAGACCGGGAACGCTGGGCTTTGGAAAACCATCAGGATGAATGCTTCGCCGATATGTACGTTCATCCCCAAGAGATTGACTATAACATTGAAACCCTATTTGAACTAATCGATGCCGCTGGCTTAGAGTTTCTTGGTTTTTCTAATCCCCGCTACTGGCAGAAAGAGCGCTTATTTGGCAAAAATCCAGAGTTAATGGCACGCTCAGAAGGTCTGAGTGAACGGGAGCTATATCGGTTAATTGAATTATTAGATCCAGAACTGACTCATTATGAGTTTTTCCTGACTCGTCCTCCCTTAGAGCGGGTAGATTGGTCAGAGGATAAAGACCTGTTAGCCGCAATTCCAGAACGGCACCCTTGTATGACCGGTTGGCCAAGTAAGTCCCTATTTGACTATGATTACCAGCTGGTTAAGCTATCAGAGGAGGAATTTAAGTTTCTCGAAGCCTGTGACCAGAATGGTAACTCAGCCGACAACTCATCCCAAGCCCAAACCGTAGCAGAAATTATCAAGCATGTTAACTTCGATTTAGATGGAGTGCGATCGCTACTCCAACGGCAGTTAATTATGCTCAATATTGATCGTTGA
- a CDS encoding glycosyltransferase: MTNDKCLPKVSVVVPIYNGEADLPELVRCLQAQTYPTDQVEYLLVDNNSRDRTASLIQTAVTEGASEGITFHYILEDQIQSSYAARNKGIRAAKGEIIAFTDADCRPQPHWLADLVSPLTNLSIGIVAGQIIGLPGKTWLEKHAEYHNVLSQEHTLNHSYCPYGQTANLAIRRQAFEEVGLFRPYLTTGGDADICWRIQKQSNWQLLLAPTAIVEHRHRSTFREYHSQWHRYGRSNRYLNQLHGVPLMRDIPPREYLYRISRWLLKELPRNSINAIAGKTDPIELISTPIGLFGTWARAKGQQEARLPDKADQIEWLSHGS, encoded by the coding sequence ATGACAAATGACAAATGCTTGCCCAAGGTTTCAGTAGTTGTACCAATCTACAACGGTGAAGCAGATTTACCAGAGTTAGTCCGTTGTTTACAGGCACAGACCTATCCCACTGACCAAGTAGAGTATCTGTTAGTGGATAATAATAGCCGCGATCGCACTGCCTCACTCATCCAAACTGCTGTTACTGAGGGAGCATCTGAGGGCATAACCTTCCACTACATCCTAGAAGACCAGATTCAAAGCTCCTATGCAGCCCGTAACAAAGGAATTCGAGCTGCTAAGGGGGAAATAATTGCTTTTACTGATGCAGACTGTCGTCCCCAACCCCATTGGTTAGCAGACCTGGTCTCACCCTTGACCAATCTCAGTATTGGTATTGTTGCTGGTCAAATCATCGGGTTGCCCGGTAAAACCTGGCTAGAAAAACACGCTGAGTACCATAATGTTCTATCTCAGGAACATACCTTAAACCATTCCTATTGTCCCTACGGTCAAACCGCTAACCTAGCAATCCGACGGCAAGCATTCGAGGAAGTGGGATTGTTCCGTCCTTACCTGACCACTGGTGGTGATGCTGATATCTGCTGGCGGATTCAAAAGCAAAGCAACTGGCAATTACTCCTTGCTCCAACTGCCATAGTAGAGCACCGACACCGTTCCACTTTTCGGGAGTATCACAGTCAATGGCATCGGTATGGTCGGTCTAACCGTTACTTAAATCAGCTCCATGGTGTGCCGTTGATGCGGGATATTCCACCAAGGGAATATCTGTATCGGATCAGTCGTTGGTTGCTGAAAGAACTACCGCGCAACAGTATTAATGCGATCGCAGGCAAAACCGATCCAATTGAGCTAATCAGCACACCGATTGGTCTGTTTGGAACTTGGGCAAGGGCAAAGGGACAACAGGAAGCCCGGCTGCCAGATAAAGCTGATCAGATAGAGTGGCTTTCCCATGGAAGCTGA
- the iscB gene encoding RNA-guided endonuclease IscB, with amino-acid sequence MYAFVLDKNLEPLDPCHPARARKLLNNGRARVFKRYPFTIVLLDRTVEDSVTHPHRLKIDPGSKVTGMAVVQEQSYRVTHALEIEHRTEQIKNALDSRRALRRGRRNRKLRYRKRRFLNRICPEGWLAPSFESRVANVETWVGRMIRVCPISALSMELVRFDMQKMQNPEIRGVEYQRGELFGFEVKEYLLQKWERKCAYCSAKETPLEIEHIQALSKGGSNRVSNLTLACRPCNQAKGNKPVEAFLKKKPDVLKQVLAQALAPLKDAAAVNSTRWELLRRLKGYGFPVETGTGGRTKFNRKLRNIPKTHWTDAACVGASTPERLLLKGVRPLIVKAKGHGRRQRCRTDRYGFPIAHAPSQKFFMGFQTGDLVKADIPSRKYAGKYTGRIAIRYRPSFKLSTLEKSFDVHPKYLKTIHRADGYEYRL; translated from the coding sequence ATGTACGCCTTTGTTCTAGATAAAAACCTTGAACCCCTTGATCCTTGTCATCCAGCACGGGCAAGAAAGCTGCTCAATAACGGACGCGCCAGGGTTTTTAAGCGCTACCCGTTCACCATCGTACTGCTAGACAGGACGGTGGAGGATTCAGTTACCCATCCCCACCGACTTAAAATTGATCCAGGCTCCAAGGTGACGGGAATGGCAGTAGTCCAGGAACAATCCTACCGGGTGACCCATGCCTTAGAGATCGAACACCGAACAGAGCAAATCAAGAACGCTCTTGACTCTCGCAGAGCGTTAAGACGAGGGCGACGTAACCGGAAACTAAGGTATCGCAAGCGAAGGTTCCTGAATCGGATTTGCCCAGAAGGATGGCTTGCTCCTTCTTTCGAAAGCCGGGTGGCCAACGTCGAGACATGGGTCGGGCGGATGATCAGGGTCTGTCCAATCTCCGCGCTCTCAATGGAATTGGTACGGTTCGACATGCAGAAAATGCAGAACCCCGAAATTAGGGGCGTTGAGTACCAGCGAGGTGAGTTGTTCGGTTTTGAAGTAAAGGAATACTTACTCCAGAAATGGGAAAGAAAATGTGCTTACTGTAGCGCCAAAGAAACCCCCCTTGAAATCGAGCATATCCAAGCTTTGAGCAAGGGTGGCTCGAACCGAGTCAGTAACCTCACCCTAGCCTGCCGCCCTTGCAATCAAGCCAAGGGGAATAAACCTGTTGAGGCATTTCTCAAAAAGAAACCCGACGTGCTCAAGCAGGTATTGGCGCAAGCATTAGCCCCATTGAAAGATGCGGCGGCGGTTAATTCCACCCGATGGGAATTGCTGAGGAGACTGAAAGGGTACGGGTTCCCTGTGGAAACGGGTACTGGTGGTCGGACTAAATTCAATCGCAAACTCCGGAACATTCCTAAAACCCACTGGACAGACGCGGCTTGTGTTGGGGCTTCTACCCCCGAAAGACTACTACTTAAAGGGGTCAGACCTCTGATCGTCAAAGCCAAGGGTCATGGGAGGCGGCAGCGATGTCGAACCGACCGATATGGCTTTCCTATAGCCCACGCTCCCTCACAGAAGTTTTTTATGGGGTTTCAAACGGGGGATTTAGTAAAAGCCGATATCCCGTCTCGGAAGTACGCAGGGAAGTATACCGGACGAATTGCCATTCGCTATAGGCCAAGCTTTAAGCTGAGCACATTAGAGAAAAGCTTTGATGTACATCCGAAATACCTAAAAACCATTCACCGAGCGGACGGCTATGAATACAGACTATAA
- a CDS encoding allophycocyanin: protein MSIVTKSIVNADAEARYLSPGELNRIKSFVTSGEQRLRIAQTLTGSRETIVKQAGDQLFQKRPDVVSPGGNAYGPEMTATCLRDMDYYLRLITYGIVAGDTTPIEEIGLVGAKEMYKSLGTSIDAVAESVRCMKGIATGMMSGDDAAEAASYFDYVIGGLL from the coding sequence ATGAGTATTGTCACGAAATCCATCGTGAATGCAGATGCTGAGGCTCGCTATCTGAGCCCTGGTGAATTAAACCGCATCAAAAGCTTTGTTACTTCTGGTGAGCAGCGCTTACGTATCGCTCAAACCTTAACAGGCTCTCGTGAGACAATTGTTAAGCAAGCTGGAGACCAACTCTTCCAAAAGCGTCCAGATGTAGTCTCTCCTGGTGGTAACGCCTACGGTCCGGAAATGACCGCTACTTGCCTGCGGGACATGGATTACTACCTGCGCTTGATTACCTATGGTATTGTTGCTGGTGATACCACACCAATTGAAGAAATTGGTCTGGTAGGTGCTAAGGAAATGTACAAGTCTTTAGGTACCTCCATTGATGCTGTTGCCGAAAGCGTCCGTTGCATGAAGGGTATCGCTACTGGCATGATGTCTGGAGACGATGCTGCCGAAGCTGCCTCTTACTTCGACTATGTGATTGGTGGATTGTTGTAG
- a CDS encoding response regulator transcription factor encodes MSAKLLNEVGVKEVAMSAKLLLVDDEPGVREAVKEYLTEFGFTVDVASNANDAWQMLQQNTPELVISDIMMPKVDGYQFLQQLRDDPRFKALPVVFLTARGMTSDRIQGYQAGCDAYLPKPFDPDELVAIVQNLLERRAASSEDSVGSTELEKIAKQVAEIRAMLDQKHGIVQTPPPLRIDFTAREQSVLDLVAQGLMNKEIARRLETSVRNVEKYVSRLFSKTGTNSRTELVRYALEHGLTK; translated from the coding sequence ATGTCAGCAAAGCTCTTAAACGAAGTAGGGGTTAAGGAAGTAGCGATGTCAGCAAAACTATTATTGGTAGATGACGAACCAGGAGTAAGGGAAGCGGTCAAAGAGTATTTGACAGAATTTGGTTTTACCGTAGATGTTGCCAGTAATGCTAATGATGCTTGGCAGATGTTACAGCAAAACACACCCGAACTAGTAATTTCTGACATCATGATGCCTAAAGTAGATGGGTATCAATTCCTACAGCAACTTCGAGATGACCCCCGTTTTAAAGCACTGCCAGTAGTGTTTCTAACAGCCCGTGGCATGACCTCAGATCGAATTCAGGGTTATCAGGCCGGTTGTGATGCGTACCTACCGAAGCCCTTTGATCCAGATGAATTAGTGGCTATTGTTCAAAACCTCTTGGAGCGTCGCGCTGCTAGCTCTGAAGATAGTGTAGGTAGTACAGAGCTTGAAAAGATAGCCAAGCAGGTGGCTGAAATTCGGGCAATGTTAGACCAAAAGCATGGGATTGTCCAAACTCCTCCACCGTTGCGCATTGATTTTACAGCTAGAGAGCAGAGTGTTTTAGATTTGGTTGCCCAAGGGCTAATGAATAAAGAAATTGCCCGACGTTTAGAGACTAGTGTTCGTAATGTTGAGAAGTACGTTAGTCGTTTGTTTAGCAAAACCGGAACTAATAGCCGTACCGAGTTAGTTCGCTATGCTTTGGAACATGGTTTAACTAAGTAA